In Mixta intestinalis, the following are encoded in one genomic region:
- a CDS encoding DUF29 domain-containing protein, with product MGTLYDNDFYGWTQEQADLLRSGQLSELDTQHLLEEIEAMGRSERRELESRLRVLFMHLLKWQYQSERQSRSWKLTIEEQRLQVAELLAENPSLRNRLPGLTESAWRLAIISAERETNIRRSVFPATCPWTFEQVMDPEFWPD from the coding sequence ATGGGAACTCTTTACGATAATGATTTCTACGGCTGGACTCAGGAGCAGGCCGATTTGTTGCGTTCCGGTCAGTTGTCAGAGCTGGACACACAGCATCTGCTGGAGGAAATTGAAGCGATGGGAAGAAGCGAACGTCGTGAACTGGAATCCCGCCTCAGGGTGTTGTTCATGCACCTGCTCAAGTGGCAGTATCAGTCCGAGCGCCAGAGCCGGAGCTGGAAACTGACTATTGAGGAGCAGCGTTTGCAGGTTGCTGAATTACTAGCGGAAAACCCCAGCCTCAGAAATCGTCTCCCGGGACTTACAGAAAGCGCCTGGCGTCTGGCCATTATTTCGGCTGAACGTGAAACCAATATCCGGCGTTCAGTTTTTCCGGCAACGTGCCCCTGGACATTTGAACAGGTGATGGATCCGGAATTCTGGCCTGACTGA
- a CDS encoding STY4534 family ICE replication protein, giving the protein MSANNTTAKTEYFNLTIKGLGYLSNIRQVNHQNGSFLSCVINALSGPTDNPSYVRFDVVVAGKEATSLIARCHKAVDEDKKVLLGFNLSNPSTDIFTLNKGEHAGEQRVSLKARLIKVDWIKIGQDMVFKAESDSVPPQTGAAQHEYAENSF; this is encoded by the coding sequence ATGTCTGCTAACAACACTACTGCCAAAACTGAATACTTCAATCTGACCATTAAAGGCCTGGGGTATCTCAGTAATATCCGACAGGTTAACCATCAGAACGGCTCGTTTCTCAGTTGCGTCATTAATGCACTGAGTGGCCCGACTGATAACCCGTCGTATGTCCGTTTCGATGTCGTGGTTGCCGGTAAAGAGGCAACCAGCCTGATTGCCCGCTGCCATAAGGCCGTTGATGAGGACAAGAAGGTTTTGCTGGGATTCAATCTGAGTAATCCATCCACCGACATCTTTACGCTGAACAAAGGCGAGCATGCCGGCGAACAGCGTGTCAGCCTGAAAGCCCGCTTAATCAAAGTGGACTGGATCAAGATAGGCCAGGATATGGTTTTCAAAGCTGAATCGGACTCCGTGCCGCCCCAGACTGGTGCTGCTCAGCACGAATACGCTGAAAACTCTTTCTGA
- a CDS encoding single-stranded DNA-binding protein, with protein sequence MASRGINKVILVGNLGQDPEVRYMPNNGGAVTTLSLATSEQWRDKQSGEMKEVTEWHRVVIFGKLAEIAGEYLRKGSQVYIEGQLRTRKWQGQDGQDRYTTEVVVSVNGVMQMLGSRSQTSSRSQTGGWGEPQQPSAPAYSGQPAKSQPAKTAQPSAGNAAGEPFGDDIPFVGRGYGTGKSAIYAL encoded by the coding sequence ATGGCTTCACGTGGCATTAACAAAGTTATCCTGGTTGGAAATCTCGGTCAGGACCCCGAAGTTCGGTATATGCCCAATAATGGCGGAGCGGTAACGACATTATCACTGGCAACATCGGAGCAGTGGCGCGATAAGCAGTCCGGTGAAATGAAAGAAGTGACTGAATGGCACCGGGTGGTGATATTCGGAAAGCTTGCTGAAATCGCCGGGGAATATCTGCGTAAGGGCTCTCAGGTATATATCGAGGGTCAGCTGCGTACCCGTAAATGGCAGGGGCAGGATGGCCAGGATCGTTACACCACCGAGGTGGTGGTTTCCGTGAATGGCGTCATGCAGATGCTGGGTAGCCGTTCGCAGACATCCTCCCGATCACAAACCGGGGGATGGGGCGAGCCTCAGCAGCCCTCTGCGCCGGCATACAGTGGACAGCCAGCTAAATCGCAACCCGCTAAAACCGCGCAGCCATCGGCAGGTAATGCTGCGGGTGAGCCCTTCGGTGATGATATCCCCTTTGTCGGGCGGGGCTATGGAACGGGTAAATCTGCCATATATGCGCTCTGA